In one Ictalurus furcatus strain D&B chromosome 10, Billie_1.0, whole genome shotgun sequence genomic region, the following are encoded:
- the hnf4b gene encoding hepatic nuclear factor 4, beta, translating to MKISESALDLGSTDYAVALDPSYTMLEFDSLRVLPVDSEPLRPEPSLVGTAGLPQAAVMLCSICADKATGKHYGASSCDGCKGFFRRSVRKNHAYTCRFSRQCVVDKDKRNQCRYCRLRKCFRAGMRKEAVQNERDRISCRREAQGVGTLTINILLKAEERTHQFSALTPPMRDVISKKIARPSDVCESIKQQLLLLVEWAKCLPEFCELPVDDRVSLLRAHSAEHLILGVARRSLPYNDVILLGNDFIVPVNSPELEMSKVAGRVLEELVRPLRELDITDTEFACLRAIVFFAPDCPGLECAQMVRRLRFQAHVLLDEATCEQRGRFGELLLLLPPLQSTAWQMVEQLQLARLLGEANMDSLLQEMLLGESATGSNSEVLGFSPHVDPILPRNLHPEQVALPNFTSVILPVPSSLAGVPLLAVQPGAQLYTHTPTAEMTLEIDSCLTKPAVHTCL from the exons ATGAAGATCTCAGAAAGCGCGCTGGACTTGGGCTCAACGGATTACGCGGTGGCCCTGGATCCGAGCTACACCATGCTGGAGTTTGACAGCCTCAGAGTTCTCCCAGTGGACTCAG AGCCGCTGAGGCCTGAGCCGTCCCTCGTAGGCACAGCTGGACTGCCCCAAGCCGCTGTCATGCTGTGCTCCATCTGCGCAGATAAAGCAACCGGGAAACACTACGGTGCGTCCAGCTGCGACGGCTGCAAGGGCTTCTTCAGGAGGAGCGTGCGCAAGAACCACGCCTACACGTGCAG gttcagTAGGCAGTGTGTGGTGGACAAGGACAAGAGGAATCAGTGTCGATACTGCAGACTACGGAAATGCTTCAGGGCTGGCATGAGGAAAGAAG CTGTACAGAACGAGCGAGACAGGATCAGCTGCCGTCGAGAAGCTCAGGGAGTCGGGACTCTGACCATCAACATCCTGTTGAAAGCAGAAGAGCGCACACATCAG TTCTCTGCTCTGACACCACCCATGAGGGACGTCATCTCGAAGAAGATTGCTCGACCATCTGATGTTTGCGAATCCATAAAACAGCAGCTCCTCCTCCTGGTGGAATGGGCGAAATGCCTCCCCGAGTTCTGTGAGCTGCCGGTGGACGACAGG GTCAGCTTGTTACGAGCTCACTCGGCTGAGCACCTCATCCTGGGCGTGGCTCGTCGTTCGCTACCCTACAACGATGTAATCCTGCTAG GAAACGACTTCATCGTCCCCGTGAATAGTCCAGAGCTGGAGATGTCCAAAGTGGCAGGACGTGTCTTAGAAGAGCTGGTCAGGCCTCTGAGAGAGCTGGACATAACCGACACGGAGTTTGCCTGTCTCAGAGCCATCGTCTTCTTCGCTCCGG ACTGCCCGGGGCTGGAGTGCGCTCAGATGGTGCGCAGGCTGCGTTTCCAGGCCCACGTGTTGCTGGACGAGGCGACGTGCGAGCAGCGCGGCCGGTTTGGGGAACTGCTTCTCCTGCTGCCTCCACTGCAGAGCACTGCCTGGCAAATGGTGGAGCAGCTCCAGCTCGCCCGGCTCTTAGGAGAAGCCAACATGGACAGCCTGCTGCAGGAGATGCTGCTCGGAGAGTCAGCCACAG GTTCAAACTCAGAAGTGCTCGGTTTCAGCCCTCATGTAGACCCGATTCTGCCACGGAACCTACACCCGGAACAAGTGGCACTGCCAAACTTCACCTCCGTCATCCTCCCTGTACCATCCT CGCTAGCTGGAGTTCCTCTGCTCGCCGTACAGCCTGGCGCtcagctctacacacacacaccgactgCAGAAATGACACTGGAGATAGACAGCTGTCTCACCAAGCCCGCAGTTCACACATGTCTttga